CGATTTCACGTAATGCGATTACAGTTGGTTTATCGTTATCTTCCGGCACTAACGGCTCACTTTGATGTAATTCTAATTGTCTCGCACGACGAGCGGCGGTTAAAATTAAATCAAAACGGTTACCAATTTTTTCTACTGCATCTTGCACAGTCACTCGAGCCATGTTTTACTCCGATGTTAAAAATAATGTCTATAAAGGGAAAATATTGTACTCAATTCAAGCTTATTTTGCTAGTAGCTGATGAATTAAGTCTGCATTTTCTGTCTGTTGATAAGCTTTG
This portion of the Haemophilus parainfluenzae T3T1 genome encodes:
- the rpoZ gene encoding DNA-directed RNA polymerase subunit omega, whose translation is MARVTVQDAVEKIGNRFDLILTAARRARQLELHQSEPLVPEDNDKPTVIALREIEKGLINQEIMDAKEYLDAAASQRNEEVAVALIAE